The Salvelinus fontinalis isolate EN_2023a chromosome 7, ASM2944872v1, whole genome shotgun sequence genomic sequence tcgctctctcgctctctctctctcgctctctctctttttctctcgctcccttctctctctctctatttctctctctctccctctgtatctatTGCACTCTCATTCTTAGCTGATTTTCACCTCTACAGTACGGcctgtcccttcctcttcctcctcttcctcttgccCTGCCTCCGCTCAGGTGAGCAGTTCAGAatgtgtgtgttaggtgtgtgttaggtgtatgttaggtgtgtgttaggtgtgtgttaggtgtatgttaggtgtgtgttaggtgtgtgttaggtgtatgttaggtgtgtgttaggtgtgtgttaggtgtgtgttaggtgtgtgttaggtgtgtgttaggtgtgtgttaggtgtatgttaggtgtgtgttaggtgtgtgttaggtgtatgttaggtgtgtgttaggtgtatgttaggtgtgtgttaggtgtgtgttaggtgtgtgttAGGTGTATGTTAGGTGTGTGTTAGGTGTATGTTAGGTGTATGTTaggtgtgtgttaggtgtgtgttaggtgtgtgttAGGTGTATGAGAGACCACTGAAGATTGTGATTGTCTCACAAGTTTAACTAAACTCCCTCTCaacccccactctctccctccctatttattttcctcccctctccctctctctctccctccctcccccatagCTCCAGAGTCTAACCCTGCACCCCTCTGCTCCTGGAACTCTCACAATCCCCCCTTCTTTACGTCTCaaacctccctcttcctcctccccctctcctatctctcgTCCCCGTACACCCCTTTTCCCCCCTCTCCGTCCACGCCCTCATCCCAGTGCCatggtaacagacagacagaccacaccCACCCGGCACCTCTCAGTCCCACCTCCAAGTGAGTCATAAACATGTGATAATGAGTAGAATGTTCAGAAGGAATGACATGTGATTTATAGAATGTCCAGTAAAACCATTCAATCACTCTCTTTTTTCTTACTCTCATTTTTTCTCTTCTCTCCAGCTCTCTACTCTTCTGTGCGTTCTGTTCCTCTGAGACCCAGACTTCATTCTCCAAATGGCCACAGGGTGGCACCCCCGAGACACAGCCCAGCCCTGCAACcaatcgctgctgctgctgccggaCAAGACCCCAGCAGACAGTGGACTGGACCAGCCAGCAGTTTGTCATCTCAAACCCCACCCACACAGACCACCCCAGGCCAATCACAGCTCAGCTCAGGCTCTAGTCCCCTCCCCTTGGGTTCTACTTCCTGTTTTGATCGGTTGCCGCCGGCATCAAGGCAGCTTCAAATCATTGCCCTCTCTGCTGGCTCCACCCACCGCCTCAGCAGCCAACTACAGCCTGctgtcaacacacacaccccagcttCTGTCCAATCAAAGCACCTGGTTCTTGAATCCCAACCACctcagctcgatgcccaaccacAGAGGACTTCTGAAcacgcctctccctctcccacctcctCCATCCACAAAGCCAACTCACCCCTACCCTACCTCCATTATCAGGCCAGACACACTGAACCAAAAGGAGAAGTGGGGAGACAGggggtaagagaggagagagagagggtgggaggagaggaagaaaagaTGGAGGGAATTGAAGAGGagcagaggaatagagagagggtgggaggagacagacaggtgacaggagaggagaaagggaatgtggataagagaggagaaagggtgggaggagaagagaaagaggggactggaggagaggaaaaaTGGATGGAGAGAGTTAAAGGATTTGAGACACTGAGAGAGATGACAGAAGTAGAGGAGGGGCAGGAAAGGaggaagatagagggagaggagcagagagagaggatggaagtagaggaggaggagcgggGAAAGAGGAtggaagtagaggaggaggagcgggGACAGAAAGATGcaatgaaaggagaggaggggactaCAATAGACCCACACCTCAATGCTGACCCGGCTACTCAGAACCCTCCCTCAGAACCCCCCATAAACATCCAGAGACCATCAGACCGTCCCATAGAGCAATCCCCAGACCTCCCCCACGTGGACCAAGAGGACTTCTGTGAGAACATGTTCAATCAGTCTGACAACCAATCAGGCAGGTACCAGCGTCTCTCCACCATTACCTTCAGCCTTGGCCTATTAATTCAACTTTAAACTAACTTGTGTTGTgaactcttcctcctctctcccccctcctccccgtcttcctcctctgtcctgctcctcccctctccctcctcctccccgtcttcctcctctctcccccctcctccccgtcgtcctcctctgtcctgctcctcccctctccctcctcgtccccgtctttctcctctctcccccctcctccccgtcgtcctcctctgtcctgctccccccccccccccccccggtcttcctcctctgtcctgctcctcccctctcccccctcctccccgtcTTCCTCTTCtgttctgctcctcctctcttccccctcctctccgtcttcctcctctgtcctggtcctcctctctcccgcctcctccccgtcttcctcctctgtcctgctcctcctctctcccccctcctccccgtcttcctcctctgtcctggtcctcctccccgtcttcctcctctgttctgctcctcctctcttccccctcctctccgtcttcctcctctgtcctggtcctcctccccgtcttcctcctctgttctgctcctctcttccccctcctctccatcttcctcttctCTTTTCCTCCCCCCAGTCCTGTCCAGTCTCTCCTCTCAGTCTCCCCCTGCCTCACCCTTCCTCATCCTTTCATCtgacctcccccctcctctcctgcctgttAGCCCTTCCCACCCAGAAACCCTCAGCCTATCACAGAGCCGCCCTGAGACCTTCAGCCTATTGGAGCGCAAGCCTTGGTCACAGAGGGTCTGGCCAGAGGGTGAGAGGCGTGTCTTAACTCACCTGGTGGAGGGCTTCATCATACAGGAGGGGCTGCAGGCGTTcccggtaaacacacacacacaattcctaCAGGGGATATAGCTGGTGTCTAGTTGGTGTCACAGACTGATACattaacagtatatacagtataacctttgagtgtgcgtgcatgcgtgtgtgtgtgtacctgtgcagGTGAACCGCTCGTCTCTGTTGTTGGGAGGGCAGGAGGCTATCTCCCAGAATGGGAACAGAGAGGGGGCTGAGTTATTACCGTTGACAGACACACCAGAGCCACCGGAATATTCCAGCGAATCAGAACAAGAGCGCATGGCTACAAGTGACAAGCTCACAGGTAAACGACCTTAATCTCCTGGTTCTGAATCAatattcaattcaatattcaatTCAATTGTCTCTCTGAATCCAAACCACACTaggtcccagagagagacagaggggagtgtTACATTGCGAGTCTTGTGGGAAGAGAGGCCACGCCCACTCCTTCCACCGCTCCAAGCGATACTGCTCCACTTCCTGTGCCCGCAGGTAAGCCGCACTACCATTGGCTGAacacagtaacaaaacagtgACAGAATAGTTATTCTCTTGGTCTAGACCAGCGTTTCTCAAACTAGGGGTCGCGACcaaactatacacacacatacacgttgaTTTTGTGTTacagatatgtggtagtggagtaagggcctgagggcacacacttagtgtgttgtgaattctgtaattaatgtgttgtaatgtttttaaaatagtataactgccttaattttgccggaccccaggaagagtagctgctgccttggcaggaactaatggggatccataataaaccccaggaagagtagctgctgccttggcaggaactaatggggatccataataaaccccaggaagagtagctgctgccttggcaggaactaatggggatccataataagccccaggaagagtagctgctgccttggcaggaactaatggggatccataataaaccccaggaagagtagctgctgccttggcaggaactaatggggatccataataagccccaggaagagtagctgctgccttggcaggaactaatggggatccataataaaccccaggaagagtagctgctgccttggcaggaactaatggggatccataataaaccccaggaagagtagctgctgccttggcaggaactaatggggatccataataagccccaggaagagtagctgctgccttggcaggaactaatggggatacataataaatacaaatacaaatatggGGTTGCCTGATTTGAAAATGGGTTGGTGAGAGAAACTCTGAAATGAAACCGGGGTAACGTCAGTAACCTCCAGTAGCCGCTTAGATACAGTTGTAATAAACAGAACGATTTCTGTTTTCATTCATATAAATGTGACTGTATCTTTTGAACGGTTTAAGCTACAAAATATTATGACCCCATCACTGAAAGATAAGACTCTCGGGAACACGTATGTCTGTTTCTGTCTACAATTCCTACAAGCCGCACAGGACTCATTAGAACAGAGTGGACAAGACCAGGCACTGCATCAGACTGGGGGGAGAGCATCATCAATTATCATGTTCTTTTATACACAGAAGTTCATATCAAATTATTGCCTGATGACCTTCTGAACTTCTCAGTACCTTTCTGATTTCACTTCAAACCACAATACTTCCTTCAGATTGAAATACTTTCAAAAGTACCGTCAGACTGATTTGTAATAGCCTGTCATAGCCCCAATTAAAAAGGTTAACATTGGCCGTTGATTACATACATATTTTTACATGGTGGGGTCACACATGTTTTTTATATAAAACTGGGGTCGCGGGCCAAAAGggtttgggaacccctggtcTAGACAGCAAGTTCTATGTGATGTTGTTGTTTAACCACATATCTATTCACCACAGTTGCATGGCCCAGACATTCataaacacacaataacacatagACACCCTCACACAGGCTGTGGTCAGACAGGACGTCACATGGGAGGAAATCTGAACCCCAGAGAGCTCAGAGAAAGAACACGTCATCatcatctttctccctctctccctccaggtataaTGTAGGGCTGTCCAAGCGTCTGCGTGCCCTAAGTGCTGCCAGCCACCTAGAGGGGCGGCGCTCTGAGATAAACAAGGTGGAGTCTGTGCCTGGGAAGCCTCTCCTACTGCGACTGGTCAGTTACAACTTTGAACAAATAGGTCACTCCACAGTGATACACTTTATGGTATAGCCTGCAGGTTTAATgccttataacatgttattaacATATAGAAGCCTATATAATTGAAGGCCAGCTGTTCGTTCATGTTCCGTCTCCTCTAACATAATCTATTTTAGCCCCGTGAAATATGGAGCGCCCATAGCCGTGAcaacgaagaggaggaggggcaTACTGTTCCCACAACGACCAGGCTGGAGCGCCGAGCGGCACGGAGGGCGAGGAGAGCCTCAGAGCCAGCGATGACCCCTAGTAACCCCACTGTGACCTCTAGTGACCCCCTACCTGCACAGTGGAGCGTCGAGCAAGTCTGGGACTTCATACACAAACTGCcaggtaggacacacacactgccaggtaacacttacacacactgcccggtaacacatacacacacacacacacactgccaggtaacacatacacacacacacacactgtcaggtaacacacacacacacactctgccacattacacacacacacacactgccaggtaacacacacacacactgccaggtaacacatacacacacacactgtcaggtaacacacacacactctgccacataacacacacacacacactgccaggtaacacacacacacacactgccaggtaacatatacacacacggccaggtaatacacacacacactgccacgtaacacacacactgccaggtaacacatacacacactgtcaggtaacacacacacactctgccacataacacacacacacactgccaggtaacacatacacacactgccaggtaccacacacacactctgccacataacacacacactgccaggtaacacatacacacactgccaggtaacacacacacacactgtcacgtaacacacacacacacaaggagacGCATTCACCCATCTCCCTGCTGTAGGTTGTTGGCCGGTTATATGTTGTCTTTAGGTTTTGGGGAGGTtataacctgtgtgtgttgtCGTTAGGTTTTGGGGAGGTTATAACCTGGGTGTATGGTGTTTTAAGGTTGTGGGGATGTtataacctgtgtgtgttgtctttAGGTTTTGGGGCGGTtataacctgtgtgtgttgtctttAGGTTTTGGGGAGGTTATAACCTGGGTGTATGGTGTTTTTAAGGTTGTGGGGATGTtataacctgtgtgtgttgtctttAGGTTTTGGGGAGGTtataacctgtgtgtgttgtctttAGGTTTTGGGGAGGTTATAACCTGGGTGTATGATGTTTTAAGGTTGTGGGGATGTTCTAACCTGTGTGTGTTGTCTAGGTTTTGGGGAGGTTATAACTTGGGTGTGTTGTCTTTTGTTTTTATGGAGGTTATaacctgtttgtgttgtctttagGTTTTGGGGAGGTTATAACCTATGTGTGTTGTCTTTAGGTTTTGGGGAGGTtataacctgtgtgtgttgtctttAGGTTGTGAGGAGGTtataacttgtgtgtgtgttgcctttAGGTTTTGGGGAGGTtataacctgtgtgtgttgtctttAGGTTTTGGGGAGGTTATGACCTGTGTGTATGGTGTTATAAGGTTGTGGGGATGTTATAACCTGGATGAATGTTGTTATAAGGTTGTGGGGAGGTTATAACCTGGGTGTATGTTGTCTTTAGGTTGTGGGGATGTTATAACCTGGGCGTATGCTGTTTTAAGATTGTGGGGAGGTTATAACCTGTGTGTATGCTTTCTTAAGGTTATGGAGAGGTTATAACCTGGGTGTATGTTATCTTTAGGTTGTGTGGATGTTATAACCTTGGTGTATGTTGTCTTTAGGTTTTGGGGAGGTTATAACCTGGTGCTTTAAGGTTGTGGGGTGGTTATAACCTGAATGTATGTTGTTATAAGGTTATGGAGAGGTTATAACCTATGTATATGTTATCTTTAGGTTGTGGATGTTAAAACCAGTGTGTATGTTGTGGGGAGGTTATAACCGGGGCCTATGTTGTTTTACGGTTATGGAAAGGTTATAACCTGGATGTATGTTATCTTTAGGTTGTGTGGAGGTTATAACCTAGCTGTATGTTGTTTTAAGGTTGTTGGGAGGTTATAACCTGTGTGGATGTTGTTTTAATGTTTTGGGAAGGTTATAACCTGTGTGTATGCTGTTTTAATGTTGTGTGGAGGTtataacctgtgtgtgtatgttttcttTAGGTTGTGTGGAGGTTGCGGAGGCATTCCGTGTTCAGGAGATAGACGGCCAGGCCCTGCTGCTGCTCACTGAGGACCACATGATGACCAGCATGAACATCAAACTGGGACCAGCTCTCAAGATCTGTGCCCACATCAACACACtcagacacagatagagagggaggaggagagatgagaggaggagagatgagagaaggaggtgaggtgggtgggtgggaggaaggaagagaagaTGGAGAAAGAAAAAAGTTAGAGGGGTGGGTGTGGAAAAAGATAGGGAAAAGAGTGATTGatagatggggaagagagagggatgagaaaaaAAGGACAGCGAAGATGAGAGATAAAGAGATTCATTCAAGAGATGAAGAGCTAAGAGCGAatcagtgagagaggagagggacgtTTTCTATTCTATTGTGTCTGTGTACATATTTTACAATGCCGTCTATTGGGTGTAACAAACAATTTCATTAAGGATTTGTAATATACAGTATCATGTATTTGTGTATTTGGTTATT encodes the following:
- the LOC129859038 gene encoding mucin-2-like isoform X1, whose amino-acid sequence is MLNPRGMETDLSLETCTQSRAETEGERTETREGPTRSPSPLSPNRSSAAHNLTTPPKLTPTPLKLPPTPLKPTPTPPKLPPTPLLLPPTPLKLTPTPLKLTPTPPKLTPTPLKLTPTPPKLNPPRPSKLTPTPSASTLTLTSTCTPSSSSTPTPNPPKLNPTPSPPPTLTHKTLTTLTPMVLNPTPTCTPTSPSLTPNPITPTILIPNPTPPTLTPSLPTPTHAPTKATHKPVPFPLTPPTIHFTSPLLTSSRSSPTVSAITSLPPSSVNHGNMSSAPGTSSLTNGNARPVPTPTSPPITPFHTPASRQIHFPRPLDTPTLVQAYQSTSSVRQRVSQQALLLGRSSCSSRDQMLLRTQMLIFTSTVRPVPSSSSSSSCPASAQLQSLTLHPSAPGTLTIPPSLRLKPPSSSSPSPISRPRTPLFPPLRPRPHPSAMVTDRQTTPTRHLSVPPPTLYSSVRSVPLRPRLHSPNGHRVAPPRHSPALQPIAAAAAGQDPSRQWTGPASSLSSQTPPTQTTPGQSQLSSGSSPLPLGSTSCFDRLPPASRQLQIIALSAGSTHRLSSQLQPAVNTHTPASVQSKHLVLESQPPQLDAQPQRTSEHASPSPTSSIHKANSPLPYLHYQARHTEPKGEVGRQGVREERERVGGEEEKMEGIEEEQRNRERVGGDRQVTGEEKGNVDKRGERVGGEEKEGTGGEEKWMERVKGFETLREMTEVEEGQERRKIEGEEQRERMEVEEEERGKRMEVEEEERGQKDAMKGEEGTTIDPHLNADPATQNPPSEPPINIQRPSDRPIEQSPDLPHVDQEDFCENMFNQSDNQSVLSSLSSQSPPASPFLILSSDLPPPLLPVSPSHPETLSLSQSRPETFSLLERKPWSQRVWPEGERRVLTHLVEGFIIQEGLQAFPVNRSSLLLGGQEAISQNGNREGAELLPLTDTPEPPEYSSESEQERMATSDKLTGPRERQRGVLHCESCGKRGHAHSFHRSKRYCSTSCARRYNVGLSKRLRALSAASHLEGRRSEINKVESVPGKPLLLRLPREIWSAHSRDNEEEEGHTVPTTTRLERRAARRARRASEPAMTPSNPTVTSSDPLPAQWSVEQVWDFIHKLPGCVEVAEAFRVQEIDGQALLLLTEDHMMTSMNIKLGPALKICAHINTLRHR
- the LOC129859038 gene encoding mucin-2-like isoform X2, giving the protein MLNPRGMETDLSLETCTQSRAETEGERTETREGPTRSPSPLSPNRSSAAHNLTTPPKLTPTPLKLPPTPLKPTPTPPKLPPTPLLLPPTPLKLTPTPLKLTPTPPKLTPTPLKLTPTPPKLNPPRPSKLTPTPSASTLTLTSTCTPSSSSTPTPNPPKLNPTPSPPPTLTHKTLTTLTPMVLNPTPTCTPTSPSLTPNPITPTILIPNPTPPTLTPSLPTPTHAPTKATHKPVPFPLTPPTIHFTSPLLTSSRSSPTVSAITSLPPSSVNHGNMSSAPGTSSLTNGNARPVPTPTSPPITPFHTPASRQIHFPRPLDTPTLVQAYQSTSSVRQRVSQQALLLGRSSCSSRDQMLLRTQMLQSLTLHPSAPGTLTIPPSLRLKPPSSSSPSPISRPRTPLFPPLRPRPHPSAMVTDRQTTPTRHLSVPPPTLYSSVRSVPLRPRLHSPNGHRVAPPRHSPALQPIAAAAAGQDPSRQWTGPASSLSSQTPPTQTTPGQSQLSSGSSPLPLGSTSCFDRLPPASRQLQIIALSAGSTHRLSSQLQPAVNTHTPASVQSKHLVLESQPPQLDAQPQRTSEHASPSPTSSIHKANSPLPYLHYQARHTEPKGEVGRQGVREERERVGGEEEKMEGIEEEQRNRERVGGDRQVTGEEKGNVDKRGERVGGEEKEGTGGEEKWMERVKGFETLREMTEVEEGQERRKIEGEEQRERMEVEEEERGKRMEVEEEERGQKDAMKGEEGTTIDPHLNADPATQNPPSEPPINIQRPSDRPIEQSPDLPHVDQEDFCENMFNQSDNQSVLSSLSSQSPPASPFLILSSDLPPPLLPVSPSHPETLSLSQSRPETFSLLERKPWSQRVWPEGERRVLTHLVEGFIIQEGLQAFPVNRSSLLLGGQEAISQNGNREGAELLPLTDTPEPPEYSSESEQERMATSDKLTGPRERQRGVLHCESCGKRGHAHSFHRSKRYCSTSCARRYNVGLSKRLRALSAASHLEGRRSEINKVESVPGKPLLLRLPREIWSAHSRDNEEEEGHTVPTTTRLERRAARRARRASEPAMTPSNPTVTSSDPLPAQWSVEQVWDFIHKLPGCVEVAEAFRVQEIDGQALLLLTEDHMMTSMNIKLGPALKICAHINTLRHR